CTACGGTCCGTTTGCTGCAGGTAAAAGTGCAGGATATAATCTATTTAAACTACTTGAACAAATTTTTAAACTACGCAAATGTTATAAACTAAAAAAAGACAAATGTCTTTACTATGATATTGGTCAATGTCTTGGACCATGTATTAATGAAATTCATGGAGAATCATATAAAGAAATTATTAAACAAATTGATGAATTCTTTAGTGGGAAATATCAAAAGCTAATTACATCCTTACGACAAAAGGAGTTAGATGCTGCTAAAATCCACCAATTTGAAGATGCATTAAGATACAAAGAATTAATCGAAGCAATTAATACAGTAAGTGAACAACAAAACATTAACTTATTAAATAAACATGATATTGATGTAATTGGTTATTATGTTGAGGATAACTACATTACGATTGTAATTTTTACTTTTAATAAAGGAAAATTAATAACTAAAAAGCAACAAATTAATGAAATAAATAACAATGATGTTAACGAAGTGTTAGCAAGTTATCTAAATCAGTTTTATTTTGATAACCAGATTAAACCAAAAAAGTGTTATGTTGGCGTTAATTCACAACAACTAAAAACATTAAGTGAGTTATTAAAAATTAATTTTATTAATCCGCATCAAGGACAATTTAAGGAAATTATGCTGAAAGCCTATAGTAATGCCAAAGACTTTTACCATTCAAATTATCATCAACATTTAAAATTAGTTCAAACTAAGATTGATGGATTTAATCAATTAAAATCATTACTAAATATTGATAATTTAAGTTTAATTCACATGTTTGACACTGCTTTTTTATTTAATGAACACAAAGTTGGTGGTATGATTAGTATTGAATATGGTGAATTTAATAAAAATTTATACCGGCGATTCAATATTAAAAGTAAAGGTAACAATGATTTAGATTACACTCATGAGGTCATTTTGCGCCAATATAAACATATTCTTGATCATAATGAAGAATTACCCAACTTGATTATTGCAGATGGTGGAATTAATCAAGTTAACGCTATTAAAGCTGCTTTAAAAGAATTGAAATTAGTACAAATTATTCCTACAATTGGATTAATTAAAAACAATAAACATCAAACAGAAAGAATTTTATTAGATGATGGAAGAGATATTCCTTTAGTAAAAAATTCTCCTCTTTATTTCTTTTTAGCTAAAGCACAAGATGAAGTACACCGCTTTGCCATTAGTTTTCACCGTAATAAATACCAAAAGTCATTATTTCATAGTCGTTTAGATGAAATCAATGGTGTGGGCAAATCATCAATTAATTTACTTTTAAATCATTATGAAAATTTAAATAAAATCAAAAATGCCTCTGTTGATGAATTAAGCCAATTAGTAGGTATTAAAATTGCCACAATAATTAAAAAGGAATTAAAATAAATGAAACGTATTTTACTCATGTCAGATACTCACGGAATTAATGAGGCTAAAATTGAAGAGATTTTAAAAATCAATGACTATGATTTAGCTGTTCATTGTGGTGATTACTGTACTGAAATTGAATGAATGAAAAAACATTTTGATTACTTTGTTAATGGGAATAATGATTACTACGGTTCAAAGGAGTTAAATGAAATCCATTTTAAATTTAATGGATTAAATTTTATTGTAAATCATGGACACATGTTTTATGATTTTTCCTATGAGACATGACTTAATAATTTACATGAGCACTTAATTCGTTTTAACGGCGATATTTTACTCTTTGGTCATAGTCATATTTATACTGAAAAGAAATTCAATGATGATAAATGTGTCTTCAATCCTGGTTCTCTTTTTTTACCTCGTGATGGGTTTAAGAGTTACATGATTATTAAAATTGATAATAAGAAAAAAATTAGTTGTCTACGTAAAATAATTCGTTAATATTAATCTATTACAATTAATATATATTTTATGGAAATTGATACAAATCATTTTCAAACTAAAACAATAAATGAGACAGCTAATTATTTAAAAACTGATCTTAATAATGGTTTAGATGATAATCAAGTTAAAATAAATCAAAAAAAATATGGTTTAAATAAATTAAAAACTAAACCACCAGTTAGTG
Above is a window of Candidatus Malacoplasma girerdii DNA encoding:
- the uvrC gene encoding excinuclease ABC subunit C; protein product: MINKILQYKLEHIPHEPGCYLWRDKYDQVIYVGKATDLYKRTHQYFLKNRDLKTSKLVEQIFDLDYVVVNNENESLILENNLIKKYQPKYNILLKNGNNYPYIGITKELHPRLIYTHDTTHKCLRYYGPFAAGKSAGYNLFKLLEQIFKLRKCYKLKKDKCLYYDIGQCLGPCINEIHGESYKEIIKQIDEFFSGKYQKLITSLRQKELDAAKIHQFEDALRYKELIEAINTVSEQQNINLLNKHDIDVIGYYVEDNYITIVIFTFNKGKLITKKQQINEINNNDVNEVLASYLNQFYFDNQIKPKKCYVGVNSQQLKTLSELLKINFINPHQGQFKEIMLKAYSNAKDFYHSNYHQHLKLVQTKIDGFNQLKSLLNIDNLSLIHMFDTAFLFNEHKVGGMISIEYGEFNKNLYRRFNIKSKGNNDLDYTHEVILRQYKHILDHNEELPNLIIADGGINQVNAIKAALKELKLVQIIPTIGLIKNNKHQTERILLDDGRDIPLVKNSPLYFFLAKAQDEVHRFAISFHRNKYQKSLFHSRLDEINGVGKSSINLLLNHYENLNKIKNASVDELSQLVGIKIATIIKKELK
- a CDS encoding phosphoesterase translates to MKRILLMSDTHGINEAKIEEILKINDYDLAVHCGDYCTEIEWMKKHFDYFVNGNNDYYGSKELNEIHFKFNGLNFIVNHGHMFYDFSYETWLNNLHEHLIRFNGDILLFGHSHIYTEKKFNDDKCVFNPGSLFLPRDGFKSYMIIKIDNKKKISCLRKIIR